One part of the Macrobrachium rosenbergii isolate ZJJX-2024 chromosome 3, ASM4041242v1, whole genome shotgun sequence genome encodes these proteins:
- the LOC136851485 gene encoding uncharacterized protein, which translates to MVANRSPILFYGTRLLSISILGRRYSWNFVVADVRTLLLGVDFLARFGLAVDVGRKRLLDTDSCQSLLLATGPSAPTICSVAPHQYTQLLNKFPDVFRTELRQVPGAPAKHGIYHNIKTKGPPTHARFLRLPPRRLQEAKNAFAEMEQMGICKKASSPWASPLRMVQKPDSSWRPCSDYRQLNLATEPDHYPLLNMQDLTASFHGAKTFSKLDLLKSYFQVPVAPEDIPKTAIITPFGSYIFAFSTFGLRNVGATFQRLMDSILGDLKKNPVADTLSRIELNVVQLGINYEDLAREQTADPVTPAHRTAITSLKWRDMALALGGPNLLCDISTGQPRPLVLASRHRQVFDVIHGLSHPSGRMTAKLLTEKFIWHGMWKDARAWTRQCLWCQTSKVSCHTESGVGEFPQPGRSLKASLMARCTAEDWKYQLPWVLLGLRTAPRANGDPSAAEKIYGKPLVVPGELVTEDRHNPSVQRLHDIVGQLPSCRLACPPTTHVFIRDDAVRPPLTRPYKGPFRVLERNNKAFRLALHGKDDWVSVDRIKPALLEEDTDVTAPHPLPEQSSPQPGRRRKRTRGARKHPPTPAASRSHAQRNPPLTSRSRGTLQCPSRYID; encoded by the exons atggtcgccaacaggtcccccatcctcttcTACGGCACCAGGCttctgtcgatctccatccttggccggaggtattccTGGAACTTCGTTgtcgcggacgtaaggaccctGCTCCTGGGCGTGGATTTCCTCGCCcgcttcgggctggcagtcgacgttggtcgCAAGCGTCTCCTcgacactgactcctgccagtccctcctgttggcaacgggacccagcgcgcctaccatctgctccgtcgccccccaccaatACACCCAGCTGCTGAACAAGTTCCCCGACGTATTCAGGACTGAACTCCGTCAGGTACCCGGGGCaccagcaaaacatggcatctaccacaACATAAAGACGAAGGGCCCCCCTACACACGCAAGGTTCctgaggcttccccctcggcgccttcaggaggccaagaacgccttcgctgaaatggagcagatgggaatatgcaagaaggcctccagcccatgggcctctccTCTCCgtatggtgcagaaaccggacagctcctggagaccatgcagtgactacaggcagctcaacctcgcaactgaacctgaccattaccccctgctgaacatgcaggacctcacggcctccttccacggggccaaaacaTTTTCTAagctggatcttttaaaatcttactttcaggtaccagttgctccagaggatatcccgaaaaccgccatcatcacgccttttgggtcctacatcttcgcctttTCCACATTCGGCCTGAGAAACGtgggggcgaccttccagcggctcatggacagcatcctgggggatctgaa gaagaaccctgtagcagacaccCTCTCCAGAATTGAGCTCAACGTggtgcagcttgggatcaactacgaggacctcgcccgtgaGCAGACTGCTGACCCGGTGACTCCAGCccaccgcaccgccatcacgtccctaaagtggagggaCATGGCCCTCGCCCTCGGGGGTCCAAacctcctctgcgacatcagcactGGCCAGCCTCGCCCCCTAGTGCTCGCCTCCCGTcaccgccaggtattcgacgtcatccatgggctgtcccacccctccggcaggatgacggccaagctgctgacagagaagttcatctggcatggaaTGTGGAAGGACGCAAGGGCCTGGACAAGACAGTGCCTttggtgccaaaccagcaaagttagttgtcacaccgagtccggggtAGGAGAGTTTCCACAACCTGGGCG gtccctgaaggcgtccctcatggcccgctgcaccgctgaggattggaaataccagttgccatgggtcctcctcgggctgagaactgcccccagagccaacggcgacccgtccgcagctgagaaaatCTACGGAAAGCctctcgtagtcccgggcgaactagtcacagaggaccgccacaacccatcagtccagaggcttcACGATATAGTCG GTCAGTTGCCTTCATGCCGCCTGGCTTGTCCTCCCACCActcacgtcttcatcagggatgacgccgtccgcccaccactgaccaggccctacaagggacCCTTCCGTGTGCTGGAAAGGAATAACAAGGCTTTCCGGCTCGCCCTTCATGGAAAGGATGACTGGGTGTCGGTCGACcgcatcaagcccgccctcctggaggaggatacAGACGTCACTGCACCACACCCTCTGCCTGAGCAGTCGTCTCCGCAGCCGGGCCGCCGCAGAAAGAGGACGCGCGGCGCCCGGAAACATCCGCCCACACccgcagccagccgctcccacgcTCAGCGCAACCCTCCGCTCACTTCACGCAGCCGCGGCACTCTTCAATGCCCCAGCAGATACATCGattaa